A stretch of the Sulfurimonas sp. hsl 1-7 genome encodes the following:
- a CDS encoding P-II family nitrogen regulator, with protein sequence MKRVEAVIKPFKLEDVKDALAEIGVTGMTVSEVKGYGRQKGHSELYRGAEYVVDFLPKIKMDMVVADEMVDQTVSTIVEAARTGKIGDGKIFVSDVDKIIRIRTGEEDNEAI encoded by the coding sequence ATGAAAAGAGTAGAAGCGGTTATCAAACCATTTAAATTAGAAGATGTGAAAGATGCACTAGCAGAGATTGGTGTAACTGGTATGACTGTAAGTGAAGTAAAAGGTTACGGTCGTCAAAAAGGGCACTCTGAACTTTACCGTGGTGCTGAGTATGTAGTAGATTTCTTACCGAAAATCAAAATGGATATGGTTGTAGCTGATGAGATGGTTGACCAAACGGTAAGTACAATTGTAGAAGCTGCTCGTACTGGAAAAATCGGTGACGGTAAAATCTTCGTAAGTGATGTAGATAAAATTATCAGAATCCGTACAGGTGAAGAGGATAACGAAGCTATCTAG